In one window of Blastocatellia bacterium DNA:
- a CDS encoding TonB-dependent receptor, producing MNRLWRCVLTIGVIGFLSVGPALKNAWAQQQLGTIQGTIVDPAGALVVGATVTATNKDTRETRTVVSNESGFYRIVNLPPGRYDVSVEAQGFRKALRTDVVLFVGATLGLNFELEPGVLEEVIEVTASIAQLQTEKADVSAVVERKKIVELPLQLRNVFQLAALQPGITGLATGADFLTPEYGIGVNANGQRGSGNNASLDGASINGNPWGGTVLIIPNVESVQEFQVITNNPSAEYGRNSGAIISIVTKSGTNEFHGSLFFFHRNDNLRALNIFARGALRRDATKEERQRVAPEFRRNDFGYSLGGPIRRDKTFFFTSYEGLRAATGQAFVTTVETKEFVDFVLRTRPNSIAAYLLKNFPPLAYPTTGLRDLGSPVPGATQIGPPDGIPDVGSVTVAPSGVRNGDQFNIRIDHLLFGGNGRLRGTYYRTKLDPVDVAVRPKFRQPFPHRNQFLNLAYTHIISPRTVNEFSFGYLRMYGRAPDLNPESPTITISGLGAGFGTAFWMPIRFAQNVFEYKDTLTMNRGNHGLKAGFEIRRVQDNHDFHHWRRPNYTFNSILNFANDEPLTEVRAVDPMTGLETGIGAGYRNFEFAAFIQDDWKVRRNFTLNLGLRYENFGTPSKVGWKFQNIIYAPGRNVFERIANARMAYVDQLYKSDNNNFAPRFGFAWDITGKGKLVLRGGTGISYNRLNNTVYTDEKMNPPRFAAASTDVRTPGAPPIVYTLGPKYPPNPALARGLDERGGIRGTRVNLRVVDPNITTPYAQNWFLGIQRELPGGLVAEVNYIGSVGRHLHTGDGPGGENYNRFAGDLLDGRLDRLNPSFGIISLGETGASSSFHGGTIQVSRRYSQGFAFQAAFTFGKVLETPGAAMEVTRRDLDRSVTGFHRGKKLSINAIWEIPFWRERPVVRHILGGWQLNAIVQIQSGAPFSVFHGAAYPRGDFNADGQTGDRPHTPSWGNTKRNLSRSDFLRGIFTVADFPLPAPGTLGNLGRNTFRGPWYASTDLSLFKNFRVTETASVQFRAEFFNAFNRVNLGTPVADLNSTLFGRSTGVVGDPRDIQLALKILF from the coding sequence ATGAATAGATTATGGCGTTGCGTACTCACCATAGGGGTCATCGGGTTTCTCTCCGTGGGTCCTGCATTGAAAAACGCGTGGGCCCAGCAACAGTTGGGCACCATTCAGGGAACGATCGTTGATCCCGCGGGCGCTCTGGTAGTGGGCGCGACGGTCACGGCGACGAACAAGGATACAAGAGAGACGCGCACGGTCGTCTCCAATGAGAGTGGGTTCTATCGAATCGTGAACCTGCCACCAGGGCGATACGATGTGAGCGTCGAAGCTCAAGGTTTCCGGAAGGCCCTCCGGACCGACGTCGTGCTCTTCGTCGGAGCGACCTTGGGGTTGAATTTCGAGCTGGAGCCCGGCGTGTTGGAGGAGGTTATCGAGGTAACGGCGAGCATCGCGCAGCTCCAGACGGAGAAAGCCGATGTCTCGGCTGTCGTCGAGCGAAAGAAGATCGTCGAGCTTCCGCTTCAGCTGCGGAACGTCTTTCAATTGGCGGCCCTGCAGCCGGGGATCACCGGTCTGGCTACAGGAGCGGATTTCCTGACGCCAGAATATGGCATCGGTGTTAACGCCAATGGTCAGCGTGGATCGGGGAACAACGCCTCGCTCGATGGAGCAAGCATCAATGGGAATCCATGGGGTGGGACGGTGCTCATAATCCCCAACGTTGAGTCGGTACAAGAGTTTCAAGTGATCACCAATAACCCCTCGGCCGAGTATGGGCGGAACTCCGGCGCCATCATCAGCATCGTGACCAAGTCGGGCACCAATGAATTTCATGGTTCGCTCTTCTTCTTCCATCGCAACGACAATCTGCGCGCGCTCAACATCTTTGCCCGTGGCGCGCTCCGACGCGATGCGACTAAAGAAGAGCGACAGCGCGTGGCTCCAGAGTTTCGCCGCAACGACTTCGGTTACAGCTTAGGTGGACCGATCCGCCGCGATAAGACGTTCTTCTTCACCTCGTATGAAGGACTCCGAGCGGCGACGGGACAGGCGTTCGTCACAACGGTCGAGACGAAGGAATTCGTGGATTTCGTGCTGCGCACGCGTCCTAATTCCATCGCCGCTTATCTCTTGAAGAACTTCCCGCCGCTCGCCTATCCGACGACGGGCCTGCGCGATTTAGGGAGCCCAGTTCCCGGAGCCACGCAGATCGGACCTCCAGATGGGATCCCCGATGTGGGGAGCGTGACAGTCGCTCCCTCGGGCGTGCGTAATGGGGATCAATTCAACATTCGAATCGACCATCTCCTGTTTGGAGGCAATGGCCGGTTACGCGGCACCTACTATCGCACGAAGCTTGATCCAGTGGATGTCGCTGTACGGCCCAAGTTCCGGCAACCCTTCCCGCATCGGAATCAATTCCTGAACTTGGCGTACACGCATATCATCTCGCCGCGCACAGTGAATGAGTTCAGCTTCGGGTACTTGCGGATGTACGGTCGCGCTCCGGATCTGAATCCCGAGTCGCCGACGATCACCATCAGCGGATTGGGTGCGGGGTTTGGTACGGCGTTTTGGATGCCCATCCGCTTCGCGCAGAATGTCTTCGAGTACAAGGACACGCTCACCATGAATCGGGGGAATCACGGCTTGAAGGCGGGATTCGAGATCCGGCGCGTTCAGGACAATCACGACTTCCATCATTGGAGGCGGCCGAACTACACGTTCAATAGCATCTTGAACTTCGCCAACGATGAGCCCTTGACCGAAGTGCGCGCAGTGGATCCGATGACAGGCTTGGAGACGGGGATCGGGGCCGGGTATCGTAACTTTGAATTCGCGGCCTTCATCCAGGACGATTGGAAGGTGCGGCGGAACTTCACCTTGAACCTCGGCCTGCGTTACGAGAACTTCGGGACGCCCAGCAAGGTCGGATGGAAATTCCAGAACATCATTTACGCCCCAGGGAGGAACGTCTTCGAGCGAATTGCCAACGCGCGCATGGCCTATGTGGATCAGTTGTACAAGTCGGACAATAATAACTTCGCGCCACGCTTCGGCTTCGCGTGGGACATCACCGGAAAGGGGAAGCTTGTTCTTCGTGGTGGGACGGGGATCTCCTATAATCGACTCAACAACACCGTCTACACCGATGAGAAGATGAATCCACCGCGGTTTGCAGCGGCTTCGACCGATGTGCGCACGCCGGGAGCGCCACCGATCGTCTATACGTTGGGGCCGAAGTATCCGCCCAATCCGGCGCTCGCGCGCGGTTTGGATGAGCGTGGGGGGATTCGGGGCACACGGGTGAACCTGCGCGTGGTGGATCCCAACATCACGACGCCCTATGCGCAGAACTGGTTCTTGGGGATTCAACGTGAGCTGCCCGGAGGATTGGTCGCGGAGGTCAACTATATCGGCTCCGTGGGGCGACACCTGCATACGGGCGATGGGCCGGGCGGAGAGAACTACAACCGCTTCGCCGGGGATCTGCTCGATGGCCGATTGGATCGGTTGAATCCGAGTTTCGGCATCATCAGCCTCGGCGAGACGGGGGCTAGCTCCAGCTTCCATGGGGGCACCATTCAGGTGAGCCGGCGCTATAGCCAAGGGTTCGCCTTCCAAGCAGCGTTCACCTTCGGAAAGGTGCTCGAGACTCCAGGAGCGGCTATGGAAGTGACGCGGCGCGATCTGGACCGCTCGGTCACAGGCTTCCATCGCGGGAAGAAGCTCTCGATCAATGCCATTTGGGAGATCCCATTCTGGCGGGAACGACCGGTCGTGCGGCATATCCTTGGGGGATGGCAGCTCAATGCGATCGTGCAGATCCAGTCAGGGGCGCCATTTAGCGTCTTCCATGGAGCTGCTTATCCGCGTGGGGACTTCAATGCGGACGGACAGACGGGCGACCGACCGCACACACCGAGCTGGGGGAATACCAAGCGCAATCTGAGCCGCAGCGACTTCCTGCGAGGGATCTTCACCGTGGCTGACTTCCCGCTGCCGGCTCCGGGAACGTTGGGGAACCTCGGTCGGAACACGTTCCGCGGTCCGTGGTATGCGAGCACGGATCTGTCGCTATTTAAGAATTTCCGGGTGACGGAGACGGCGAGCGTCCAGTTCCGCGCTGAATTCTTCAACGCCTTCAACCGCGTGAATCTGGGGACGCCAGTGGCGGATCTGAACAGCACGCTCTTTGGGCGCTCGACCGGTGTAGTCGGAGATCCGCGTGATATCCAGCTCGCTTTGAAGATCCTGTTCTGA
- a CDS encoding L-ribulose-5-phosphate 4-epimerase — MLEELKERVCAANLRLVREGLVILTWGNASGISRRDGVMVIKPSGVPYEQLRPEHMVVVSVETGEVVEGTLRPSSDTPTHLELYRAFPQIGGIVHTHSLYATIWAQAGREIPPLGTTHADYFHGPIPCTRPLTPEEIATDYEAYTGRVIVERFAGLDPRHMPAVLVAGHAPFVWGETVEAAVEVAIVLEYVAHMALETLRLNPSSEPISEPLLDKHFFRKHGPGAYYGQMK, encoded by the coding sequence ATGCTCGAAGAGCTGAAAGAACGGGTGTGTGCGGCGAATCTGCGGCTGGTCCGAGAGGGATTAGTGATCCTGACCTGGGGAAACGCGAGCGGCATCTCGCGTCGCGATGGAGTCATGGTCATCAAGCCCTCTGGGGTTCCGTATGAGCAACTGCGCCCCGAACACATGGTCGTCGTCTCTGTGGAGACAGGGGAGGTCGTCGAAGGAACCTTGCGCCCGAGTTCTGATACGCCCACGCACTTGGAGTTATATCGTGCCTTCCCCCAGATTGGAGGGATCGTGCACACTCACAGCCTCTACGCGACGATCTGGGCGCAGGCGGGACGCGAAATTCCGCCTCTAGGGACGACCCATGCGGATTACTTTCACGGTCCGATCCCGTGCACGCGGCCGCTCACGCCCGAAGAGATCGCGACGGACTACGAGGCGTACACGGGACGCGTCATTGTCGAACGCTTCGCCGGTCTGGATCCTCGGCATATGCCGGCGGTCCTAGTAGCGGGGCATGCTCCGTTCGTTTGGGGAGAAACCGTAGAAGCGGCGGTGGAAGTGGCCATCGTCTTAGAATACGTCGCCCATATGGCGTTAGAGACGCTTCGGTTGAATCCGTCTTCGGAGCCGATCTCTGAACCCCTCCTGGACAAGCACTTCTTCAGGAAGCATGGTCCGGGGGCATACTACGGGCAAATGAAGTGA
- a CDS encoding ribulokinase, with protein MRTKRYAIGLDFGTNSVRALIADVSNGREVGTAVWNYEHGEQGVLLSRDPNLARQHPADYVKGAEMSIKRALAQARRTVPGFRPEQVIGIGVATTGSTPIPVDENGRPLAFRKEFARNLAAMAWLWKDHTAVAEAEEITELARRMRPHYLAKYGGVYSSEWFFSKILHCRRTSPEVFGAAYLWVELADWIPAMLTGTEHPDRLMVGICAAGHKAMYNEMWGGYPDAEFLAALDPKLAELRARLRPKAYPVDRAVGGLTEEWARRTGLPAGIPVAVGAFDAHLGAVGAGVAPGILVKIIGTSTCDITVVPKDHDLPDIPGLCGIVEGSVIPGYYGLEAGQSAVGDIFHWFVDYIRPLGRAGTHEALAQAAARLKPGESGLLALDWNNGNRTILVDQRLTGLLLGQTLYTTPAEVYRALVEATAFGALTIIQRFEEYGVKIEQVIACGGIAEKNPFVMQIYADVFGRPIRISRSAQTCALGAAIAGTVAAGKRAGGYDTIPEAQRAMTGLKPKGFHPNPQAHAIYQELYPLYRALHDAFGTREWQGNLYHVMKRLIEIRNRVRQ; from the coding sequence ATGCGGACGAAGCGTTATGCCATCGGATTGGATTTCGGGACGAATTCGGTGCGCGCGTTAATCGCGGATGTTTCCAATGGGCGGGAAGTCGGAACGGCCGTGTGGAACTATGAGCATGGCGAGCAGGGCGTACTGTTGTCGCGCGATCCGAATCTGGCGCGGCAGCATCCGGCCGACTACGTTAAGGGAGCAGAGATGAGCATCAAGCGCGCCTTAGCGCAGGCGCGTCGAACGGTGCCCGGATTCCGACCGGAACAAGTCATTGGCATCGGCGTCGCGACGACCGGCAGTACGCCCATTCCCGTCGATGAGAATGGTCGTCCGTTAGCCTTTCGCAAGGAATTCGCGCGGAATCTCGCGGCGATGGCGTGGCTTTGGAAAGACCACACGGCGGTGGCCGAGGCTGAGGAGATCACGGAGCTGGCGCGGCGAATGCGTCCTCACTATCTCGCCAAATATGGCGGGGTCTACTCTAGCGAATGGTTCTTCAGCAAAATCCTGCACTGTCGGCGCACGAGCCCGGAAGTCTTCGGAGCGGCATATTTGTGGGTCGAGCTGGCCGATTGGATTCCCGCCATGTTGACGGGGACCGAGCATCCGGATCGGCTGATGGTCGGCATCTGCGCAGCCGGACATAAGGCGATGTACAATGAGATGTGGGGGGGGTACCCTGATGCGGAGTTCCTCGCGGCGTTGGATCCTAAGCTGGCCGAGTTGCGAGCGCGCTTGCGGCCGAAGGCCTATCCCGTTGATCGAGCTGTCGGAGGATTGACCGAGGAATGGGCTCGGCGGACGGGACTTCCCGCGGGCATCCCAGTGGCCGTTGGAGCTTTCGATGCCCATTTGGGCGCTGTGGGCGCCGGCGTCGCTCCCGGCATATTGGTGAAGATCATCGGGACAAGCACGTGCGACATCACAGTCGTCCCGAAGGATCACGATTTGCCGGACATCCCGGGGCTCTGCGGTATCGTGGAGGGAAGTGTGATCCCAGGCTACTACGGCTTAGAGGCGGGGCAATCAGCCGTCGGCGACATCTTTCATTGGTTCGTCGACTACATCCGACCGCTCGGACGTGCGGGAACTCACGAAGCGCTGGCTCAAGCAGCTGCTCGCTTGAAGCCCGGGGAGTCGGGTTTGCTGGCGCTCGATTGGAACAATGGCAATCGAACGATCCTCGTGGACCAACGGCTGACGGGACTACTACTCGGGCAGACGCTCTACACGACTCCGGCGGAGGTCTATCGCGCCCTGGTCGAGGCGACGGCCTTTGGCGCGCTCACGATCATCCAGCGGTTTGAGGAATATGGCGTGAAGATCGAGCAGGTGATCGCCTGTGGGGGGATCGCTGAGAAGAATCCCTTCGTCATGCAAATCTATGCTGACGTCTTCGGACGTCCCATTCGAATTAGCCGCTCCGCTCAGACCTGCGCCCTGGGGGCAGCCATCGCAGGGACGGTCGCTGCCGGAAAGCGAGCGGGAGGGTATGATACAATTCCGGAAGCTCAACGCGCGATGACGGGATTGAAACCGAAAGGCTTTCATCCGAATCCCCAGGCACACGCGATCTATCAGGAGCTGTATCCACTCTATCGCGCTCTCCATGATGCGTTCGGCACGAGAGAATGGCAGGGCAATCTCTATCACGTGATGAAACGGCTCATTGAGATTCGGAATCGCGTCCGACAATAG
- a CDS encoding sodium:solute symporter produces MAFLDWLIIALYFAGLLGLAWWVIRKGKETADDYFLAGRNLGWFIVGASIFASNIGSEHLVGLAGSGATSGVAMAHYELHAWCLLVLGWVFIPFYMRSRVFTMPEFLEKRYSPAARWILSLISLVAYVLTKIAVGIFAGGVVFSTLLPELRLTIGGATFDSFWIGSVLVVLLTGLYTVLGGLRAVAYTEAVQTLILIAGSVLLTLFGFAKLGGWSELRAALDPDMFNLWKPLIPPGLEGTWEPVKEPDRIAWYFNWNYPWLGMVLCSPVIGLWYWCTDQYIVQRALGAPNEREARRGAIFAAYLKLLPVFIFIIPGMVSVALAKTGRVPELTVMVDDQGQVISHAAQAAFPLMVKHVLPVGVRGIVVAGLLAALMSSLAGVFNACSTLFTIDFYQKFRPYASQQRLVWVGRVATTIMVLIGLLWIPVIRGGRGLYDYLQGVQGYLAPPIFAVFFLGVFLKRLNGKACLAALIVGFALGVFRLIVDTPVALKLPGFENGYPEGSFFWIVNNIYFQYYSAFIFLVSIAVLIGVSYLTEPPSEEQIRDLTYATVTPEQKRASRLSWNKWDVIHSGIVLSIIALAYLYFRG; encoded by the coding sequence GTGGCCTTCTTGGATTGGCTGATCATTGCCCTCTACTTTGCCGGATTGCTGGGACTCGCATGGTGGGTGATTCGGAAGGGGAAGGAGACAGCCGATGACTATTTCCTAGCGGGTCGGAACCTCGGGTGGTTCATCGTCGGGGCTTCGATCTTCGCTTCGAACATCGGGTCGGAACATCTGGTTGGCTTGGCAGGTTCGGGGGCGACTAGCGGTGTGGCCATGGCGCATTATGAGCTGCACGCGTGGTGCTTGTTGGTCCTTGGGTGGGTTTTCATCCCCTTTTACATGCGCTCGCGTGTCTTCACCATGCCGGAGTTCCTGGAGAAGCGATACTCGCCAGCAGCCCGGTGGATCCTCTCGCTCATCTCGCTCGTCGCGTATGTGCTGACGAAGATCGCCGTGGGGATTTTCGCCGGTGGGGTCGTCTTCAGCACACTTTTGCCCGAGTTGCGTCTCACTATTGGAGGAGCGACGTTCGATAGCTTTTGGATTGGCTCAGTGCTCGTCGTGCTCTTGACCGGTCTTTACACCGTCTTAGGGGGCCTACGTGCGGTCGCCTACACGGAGGCGGTGCAGACGCTCATTCTCATTGCGGGATCGGTCTTGCTGACCCTCTTTGGGTTCGCGAAGTTGGGTGGGTGGAGCGAACTGCGCGCGGCGCTGGATCCCGACATGTTCAATTTGTGGAAGCCGCTCATCCCCCCTGGTCTGGAAGGGACGTGGGAACCGGTGAAGGAACCGGATCGGATCGCATGGTACTTCAACTGGAACTATCCGTGGTTGGGGATGGTGCTCTGCTCACCGGTCATCGGCTTGTGGTATTGGTGTACGGATCAGTACATTGTGCAGCGCGCTTTGGGAGCGCCCAACGAGCGAGAGGCGCGTCGTGGAGCGATCTTCGCGGCGTATCTCAAGCTGCTACCCGTCTTCATCTTCATCATTCCGGGAATGGTCAGCGTCGCGCTCGCGAAGACCGGTCGAGTGCCTGAGTTGACCGTGATGGTGGATGATCAAGGCCAAGTGATCTCTCATGCTGCCCAAGCGGCTTTCCCGCTCATGGTAAAGCATGTGTTGCCAGTCGGCGTTCGCGGGATCGTCGTCGCGGGCTTGCTCGCGGCCTTGATGAGTTCCCTGGCCGGAGTCTTCAATGCGTGCTCGACGTTGTTCACAATTGATTTCTACCAGAAGTTCCGCCCTTACGCATCGCAGCAACGGCTCGTCTGGGTTGGTCGTGTGGCGACGACGATCATGGTCCTCATCGGATTGCTGTGGATCCCCGTGATCCGAGGGGGGAGGGGATTGTACGATTACCTGCAAGGGGTGCAGGGATATTTGGCCCCTCCGATCTTCGCCGTCTTCTTCCTGGGCGTATTCTTGAAGCGACTCAATGGGAAAGCATGTCTGGCTGCGTTGATTGTGGGATTTGCGCTGGGCGTCTTCCGATTGATCGTGGATACGCCGGTGGCGCTCAAGTTGCCTGGCTTCGAAAATGGCTATCCCGAAGGCTCGTTCTTCTGGATCGTCAACAACATCTACTTCCAGTACTACAGTGCGTTCATCTTCCTGGTGTCCATTGCCGTTTTGATCGGCGTCAGCTATCTGACGGAACCTCCTTCTGAGGAACAGATTCGCGACCTGACATATGCGACGGTGACGCCCGAGCAGAAGCGGGCCTCTCGCCTGAGTTGGAATAAGTGGGATGTCATCCACTCAGGGATTGTTCTGAGCATCATCGCGCTCGCGTATCTCTACTTCCGAGGATGA
- a CDS encoding L-fucose/L-arabinose isomerase family protein, which yields MSRPTTFGVIVGNRGFFPAHLCESGRKDILRVLEEEGFQAILLPLDATKFGAVESYEDAQKCAELFRAHREEIDGILVTLPNFGDERAVADTIRWSALNVPVLVHAFADEPGKMTIQYRRDSFCGKISVCDNLRQYGIPFSLTRRHVVHPSDPSFREDLRRFAATCRVVRRLRGARIGALGMRPAPFNTVRYSEKLLERSGITVESVDLSEVIGRANRLNDTDPAVRNKLDEIMAYTDTTGVPQPSLLKMAKLGVVIDQLIEERHLSATAIQCWTALEEYYGIVPCTVMSMMSNAFLPSACESDVTGLVSMYILQAASEKPAALLDWNNNYADDPNKGVLFHCSNLPKAFFTDTRMGYQDIIAGTVGKENTYGTILGRIAPGPFTYCRVSTDDLEGCMRALVGEGRFTEDALETFGGYGVVEIPNFQKLLQVICRRGFEHHVAATRDTVAEAVADALSTYMGWDVYHHQ from the coding sequence AGGGATTTCAAGCGATCCTTCTCCCTCTGGACGCAACGAAATTCGGCGCGGTGGAGAGCTACGAGGATGCTCAGAAATGCGCCGAGCTGTTTCGCGCTCACCGCGAGGAGATTGATGGGATTTTGGTGACGTTGCCGAACTTCGGTGACGAGCGCGCAGTGGCGGACACGATTCGGTGGTCTGCGTTGAACGTCCCCGTTCTCGTGCATGCCTTCGCCGACGAGCCCGGGAAGATGACGATTCAATATCGTCGTGATAGCTTTTGTGGGAAGATCTCGGTGTGCGATAACTTGCGCCAGTATGGGATTCCCTTCTCGCTGACGCGGCGGCATGTGGTGCATCCTTCGGATCCCTCATTCCGGGAGGATTTGCGTCGCTTCGCCGCGACTTGTCGAGTCGTCCGTCGTCTGCGAGGAGCGCGCATCGGGGCCTTGGGGATGCGACCGGCTCCCTTCAACACAGTGCGCTATAGCGAGAAGCTCTTGGAGCGTTCGGGGATCACCGTTGAGAGCGTCGATCTCTCTGAAGTCATTGGGCGTGCCAACAGGTTGAACGATACGGATCCCGCGGTTCGGAACAAGCTCGATGAGATTATGGCGTATACGGATACCACGGGAGTCCCTCAGCCCTCACTTCTCAAGATGGCGAAACTCGGCGTCGTCATTGATCAGCTCATTGAGGAGCGCCATCTCTCGGCCACGGCTATCCAATGCTGGACGGCGCTGGAGGAGTACTACGGCATCGTCCCATGCACGGTGATGAGCATGATGTCGAATGCCTTTTTGCCGAGCGCGTGCGAATCGGACGTAACCGGACTCGTGAGCATGTACATCTTACAAGCGGCGTCGGAGAAGCCCGCGGCCTTGCTCGATTGGAATAATAACTATGCGGACGATCCGAACAAAGGTGTGCTATTTCATTGTTCCAATCTCCCGAAAGCGTTCTTCACCGACACGAGGATGGGGTATCAGGACATCATTGCCGGGACGGTCGGGAAGGAGAACACATATGGGACGATCCTTGGTCGGATTGCTCCTGGACCGTTCACCTATTGTCGGGTTTCCACGGATGATCTGGAGGGATGCATGCGGGCTTTAGTGGGAGAGGGACGATTCACGGAAGATGCCTTGGAGACCTTCGGTGGATATGGAGTGGTCGAGATCCCGAATTTCCAAAAGCTGTTGCAGGTCATCTGCCGGCGCGGCTTCGAACATCATGTGGCGGCGACGCGAGATACGGTCGCCGAAGCCGTAGCGGATGCCTTGAGCACGTACATGGGATGGGACGTCTATCATCATCAGTAG